ACGCGGAGACGGGGGAGAAGTTCGGCGAGCTGGGCATCCCCTTCGAGGTGCGCTGAGCCCGCGCGGGGGGCCGCTGGCCCTCAGTGCAGGTACATGATGGCGCGGGCAGACGGGCGAGGGGGCGGCCGGCTGATGAGCGGCTCCTCGTCCTTGATGCCCAGGCGCCGCCGGATGTCCGCGCCGCGGATGGAGTGCCCGAACAGGGCGGCCGTCACGCACACGTCCATCGCCCCGGAGACGAGGGAGCCGAGCCCCGCGAGCGCCAGCGCCGCGCCCTTGGGAGAGCCCGAGGCGAGGCCTCCCACCATCATTCCCGTGCCCGCGAGGATGCGGACCCAGCGTCCCGTGCGCGTCGCCATGAACCCGACCAGAAGCATGCGCTACCTCCCAGCGGGGAGGATGGGGCCTGTCCGGAGCACCGGCCAGCGGTAACGCCCCGGCGCCGAGGCTCGGCTGCTTGCCCACCGGCTTCACGTGCCGAAATCGAGCCGCTGCACGTCCTCGTCCCCCAGCGCCGCCTGGTAGATGTGCCAGGCGGCCGCCAGGTCCTGGAAGGGCAGGCCCACGCCCGCGAAGAGGGTGAGCTGCTCGGGCGAGGTGCGCCCGGGCCGCAGCCCCGCGATGATCTCCCCCAGCTCCGCGTGGATGGACTCCTCGGAGAGGCCCGCGCTGCGCAGGCCCCCGGACAGGGCCTGTCCCCGGTGGTCGCAGACAAAGGTGGTGCGCCGCACCAGCGCCGGCGCGAGCTCCACCTTGCCGGACTCCTCGGTGCTCAGCACGGTGACGTGCATGCCCGGCCGCAGCAGCTCGGGCTGAAGCGCGGACAGGCGGCTGGCATTCATCACCACGACGAGGTCCGCCTCCTCCACGGCCTCCTGCACGGAGCCCGCCATCCGGACCGGCAGGGACAACTGCTGGTACATGCGCGAGGCGAACGCGGCGGCGAGCGTGACGTCCGGGTCGTACACGAACGCCTGGCGCAGGGTGCGCACCAGCCGCAGGGACTTGAGATGGAGCGCGGCCTGCGGGCCCGCGCCGAGGAACGCCACGCGGCTGGCCTCGGGCCGGGCAAGGACGTCCGCGGCCAGGGCGCCCAGCACGCCATCGCGCACATGGGTCAGGTGCGCCGAGTCCATGAGGGCCAGCAGCCCCCCGGAGGCGAGATCATGCAGTTGGAGCACGCTCTGGACGGAGGAGCCCGGAGGAGAAAACCGGGCCTGGACCTTCACGCTGTAGGCGGGCACGCCGGGAAGGCTCCCCGGGAAGAGCACGCTGGTGGAGCCTTCGGCATGCAAGAGGGCCCGGGCCCACTGGGGGGCCACCGTGCGCGCGAGGGCATCCGTGCGGAACGCCTCCCGCAGGTCCGACAGCAGGGTGAGGGACTGAAGGTTGCGGACCACATCCGAGTGGCGAAGCAGAAGAGTGCTCATCGGTCCTGCACCCTACCCGGGCGGCGGCGCGCTCAGGGGGCATTCGGCGAGAAGACCAGGGCCTGCAGGGCCGCGGCGAGCATCCGGGTGTTCAGCGCCAGATGCTCCAGGGAGATGAACTCATCCGGAGACTGGCCCCGGTGGGGCTCGCCGGGCAGCCGGGGACCAAAGTCCACCCCGCCGGGAAACAGCCGGGCATAGGTCTCTCCCCGGAAGGACACGGGCTTGACGCCCTCCCCCCTCCCGCGCTGGAGCTTGTAGACCTCCAGCAGCTTCGTGACGAGCGCCCCGGCGGGCTTCGCCACATGGGGCTCGCCCACGGAGCGCCCCGGGCCCTCCTTCACCCAGCCATCCGTCTCCTGGGTGATGAGCGCCACGGCATGGTCGAGCGCCGTGTGGAAGTCGTCGGTCCCCTCCTCGCTCCGGGGCCGGTGCATGTGCAGCGACAGGGACACCTTCCCGTCCTTCACTTGCAGCAGCGTGGGGGCGACGACGAGCGGCCCCATGAGCGTGTCCTGCCCGGCGATGCCCAGCCGCTCCCCGGAGTGGTCCCCATCCAGCCGGCGCACGGTGGTCCGCAGCACCTCCGTGAGCCCGTTCTCCGACAGGGGGAGCTGCCCGGCGATGGCCGCCAGGTCCCAGAGCGCGTTGTGCCCGCGCTCGGGCGTGGCCGAGGGCGCCGCCCGCCCCCGGGCCGACAGGACGATGCGCGAGCCCAGGGCCACCCCCGGCACCCGCCGGAGCTTCACCTCGGCGTCGAGCGTGGGCCGCTCCCGGCGGACCGCCTCCAGGGCCTTCTGGACGAGGGCAAGCCCCTGCTCGGAGGAGGTCCCCGCCGCGGGCACCAGCTCCAGCGAGGCGGACGCGGGCACCTCGGTGAGCGCCTCGCCGGCGGAGGCATCCACGGCCACCAGCCGCCCGGCGCGCTCCCCCTCCCGGGGGCGCAGGGAGGCCTCCAGGTTCAGCACGGCGAAGCCGGACTGGGCCACCACGACGGGATACTCCGCATCCAGGGAGATGACATGGGGGGGCAGGGGCTGGGTGCGGACGTACTGCTCCATCCCCTTCCAATCGCTCGTCCGGCCATTGCCGATGATGAGGAGCACCCGGCCCTTCCACGGCTTCAGGCCCATCTCCTGGGCCATGGCGAGCGCGACGAGCGCCGTGGCCAGCGGGCCCTTGCCGTCGCTGACGCCCCGGCCATAGAGCTTTCCGTCCATCACCTGAGGATCAAACGGCTCATGCCGCCACGCACGGGGGGCCGCGGGGGCCACGTCCGCGTGGACGACAAAGCCCAGGTGCGGCGCCCCCTCGCCCCAGGACAGCTCGAACACGTCCTGAGTGCCCACGGCCCGGAACGCGAAGCCATGGGCCTGGGCCCACTTCTTCAGGAAGCGCCCCAGGGCGGCGGTGCCGGGGCTCTTCGCGGGGGGCTGCTCGCGGCTCACCGTCTTGAAGCGGACGAGCTGCTGCGTCAGGGCCACCACGTCCTCCTGCCCACACGTGCCCACGTACTCGGCATACCGCTCGGAGAGGGGCCTGCCAGGCAAGGCTTCGGCGGAGAACGGCACGGCCCGCTTGGGACCGGAGCGCTTGCAGTCGACCGGAGGCCTGTCCTTGGACTCCGCGAGCGCGAAGGTGGGCCAAAGCAAGAGGAGGACGGACCAGAGGGGGGCGCGAAGCATGACGCCTGCACCGTACCCCATACCAAGAGGATGAAAACCGGCCTCCAGGTGGCTAACACTGGGGCATGTTCCTATCGACGAAGAAGCTGAAGATTCCCTCGCCCGCCGAGGCGCTTCCGGGCCGCGCCGAGCCGATGCCCGTCCCCGACAAGCACTTCGTGCTGGGCACGCCGCTCAAGGCGGTGCCCGAG
This is a stretch of genomic DNA from Stigmatella aurantiaca. It encodes these proteins:
- a CDS encoding YgaP-like transmembrane domain, which gives rise to MLLVGFMATRTGRWVRILAGTGMMVGGLASGSPKGAALALAGLGSLVSGAMDVCVTAALFGHSIRGADIRRRLGIKDEEPLISRPPPRPSARAIMYLH
- a CDS encoding ornithine cyclodeaminase family protein codes for the protein MSTLLLRHSDVVRNLQSLTLLSDLREAFRTDALARTVAPQWARALLHAEGSTSVLFPGSLPGVPAYSVKVQARFSPPGSSVQSVLQLHDLASGGLLALMDSAHLTHVRDGVLGALAADVLARPEASRVAFLGAGPQAALHLKSLRLVRTLRQAFVYDPDVTLAAAFASRMYQQLSLPVRMAGSVQEAVEEADLVVVMNASRLSALQPELLRPGMHVTVLSTEESGKVELAPALVRRTTFVCDHRGQALSGGLRSAGLSEESIHAELGEIIAGLRPGRTSPEQLTLFAGVGLPFQDLAAAWHIYQAALGDEDVQRLDFGT
- a CDS encoding M20/M25/M40 family metallo-hydrolase; protein product: MLRAPLWSVLLLLWPTFALAESKDRPPVDCKRSGPKRAVPFSAEALPGRPLSERYAEYVGTCGQEDVVALTQQLVRFKTVSREQPPAKSPGTAALGRFLKKWAQAHGFAFRAVGTQDVFELSWGEGAPHLGFVVHADVAPAAPRAWRHEPFDPQVMDGKLYGRGVSDGKGPLATALVALAMAQEMGLKPWKGRVLLIIGNGRTSDWKGMEQYVRTQPLPPHVISLDAEYPVVVAQSGFAVLNLEASLRPREGERAGRLVAVDASAGEALTEVPASASLELVPAAGTSSEQGLALVQKALEAVRRERPTLDAEVKLRRVPGVALGSRIVLSARGRAAPSATPERGHNALWDLAAIAGQLPLSENGLTEVLRTTVRRLDGDHSGERLGIAGQDTLMGPLVVAPTLLQVKDGKVSLSLHMHRPRSEEGTDDFHTALDHAVALITQETDGWVKEGPGRSVGEPHVAKPAGALVTKLLEVYKLQRGRGEGVKPVSFRGETYARLFPGGVDFGPRLPGEPHRGQSPDEFISLEHLALNTRMLAAALQALVFSPNAP